One segment of Heterodontus francisci isolate sHetFra1 chromosome 28, sHetFra1.hap1, whole genome shotgun sequence DNA contains the following:
- the LOC137345186 gene encoding probable G-protein coupled receptor 139 has translation MLFDWVFMRSWVVGVADEASMFCPHLNAFEKVLLSTFLNFCSPWGAAADYLTAIDYAADYEMSSLWVMYLPGTIGEYQRESYRSVQPVRANLVTIIILSRGNCGLSKCISVYMVAMATVDLLVMLINIIVFYILRNRFPHSFLSYTAVYKFMVYIRCNNLMMSVWFTVSLTFDRFVAICYQKFKTKYCTVRTATVVVTTVSVLIYLYNLPNWFAYEAKQTIDNVQWGLRPSQDFFSSPAGRAFFRFQCVLLPWIPFVLILLFNCLTVGRILVASRRRRMLRGHSSENQSDPEVENRRKSIILLFTISGTFILLWFTSSVSYLVNGMLIHVRPDYTDPAYIATQTGSMLMDLSSCTNTCIYAAIQTKFREELKKLAKSPWTIIQILVKKYQNKIKAPGANCS, from the exons ATGTTGTTCGACTGGGTTTTTATGCGTTcgtgggttgtgggcgtcgctgacgaGGCCAGCATGTTTTGCCCGCATTtaaatgcctttgagaaggtgctgctgagcaccttcttgaacttctgcagtccttggggtgcag CTGCTGACTATCTCACTGCTATTGATTATGCAGCAGATTACGAGATGTCCTCACTCTGGGTGATGTATCTACCAGGAACAATTGGTGAATATCAGCGGGAATCCTACCGGTCCGTGCAGCCAGTGAGAG CGAACCTAGTGACAATCATTATCCTCTCCAGAGGAAATTGCGGCCTTTCCAAATGTATCTCCGtctacatggtggccatggcaacagttgATCTATTAGTCATGCTCATCAATATAATAGTGTTTTACATTTTGAGGAACCGCTTTCCACATTCATTCCTTTCCTACACGGCCGTTTATAAGTTCATGGTATACATACGTTGTAACAACCTGATGATGTCGGTGTGGTTTACTGTCTCACTCACATTTGACCGATTTGTTGCTATATGTTATCAGAAGTTTAAAACAAAGTATTGCACTGTGAGAACTGCAACTGTGGTTGTAACAACTGTCTCTGTCCTTATATATTTGTACAACCTACCCAATTGGTTTGCATATGAAGCTAAGCAAACAATTGATAATGTTCAATGGGGTTTGCGCCCCAGCCAGGACTTTTTTTCATCTCCTGCTGGTCGAGCATTCTTCCGGTTCCAATGTGTTTTATTGCCATGGATTCCTTTTGTTTTAATATTACTGTTTAATTGTTTGACAGTCGGTCGTATTTTAGTAGCCAGTAGAAGACGTCGGATGCTCCGGGGTCACAGTAGTGAGAATCAGAGCGATCCAGAAGTAGAGAAcagaaggaaatccattattttactgttcacTATATCGGGTACTTTTATATTGTTGTGGTTCACATCGTCTGTTAGTTATTTAGTAAATGGCATGCTCATTCATGTTCGACCCGATTATACAGATCCTGCATACATCGCCACTCAAACCGGATCAATGCTCATGGATTTGAGTTCCTGTACAAACACATGTATTTATGCAGCTATCCAAACCAAATTCAGGGAAGAGCTGAAGAAGTTGGCGAAATCTCCTTGGACAATTATTCAGATATTGGTTAAAAAATATCAAAATAAAATCAAAGCTCCTGGTGCTAATTGCAGTTAA